Within Sinorhizobium sp. RAC02, the genomic segment ATCACGACCGGTGGCGCCTCATCCTGGCAGGACCTCGCGCTCTATCTCATCGGCCGCTTCTGCGGTGCGGAGGAAGCGGCGCGCATCGCCCGGCTTTTTCTCATCGGTGATCGCGGCGATGGCCAACTTCCCTTCGCCGCCATGGTCCGGCCGCGCCAGCACGGCAATGCGGCGATCGCAGACGTACAGACCTGGCTTGCCGACAACTACGCGACCACAAATCCGGTGACGGCGATGGTCGCACGCTCGGGCATGGCGGAGCGTACCTTCAAGCGGCAGTTCAAGGCTGCAACGGGGTATGCGCCGGTGGATTATGTACAGGCGATGCGCATCGAGGAGGCCAAGCAGATGCTCGAGACCGAGCCGACCGCCATCGAGGAGATCGCCGTTGCCGTCGGCTACGAGGACCCGACCTTCTTCCGCAAACTCTTCCGCCGCCGCGTCGGCGTGACGCCCGCGCAATATCGCCAGCGCAATCGCCTTCGCACCCTGGGCGATTAGTGGCGCATTTGCCCCGAAGGCAGCGCGTTTGCCTCTGACCATCCCGGCCGATCGCCGTCACACTCGCCTCATCAAAAAGGAGACGAGAGATGGATTTCTATTACGCCCCCACCGCCTGCAGCCAGGCCGCCCATATCCTGCTGCACGAAACCGGCCTCCCCTTCCGCCCGCACAAGGTCGATATTTTCCAGCACAAACTGGAGGACGGCAGCAGCTACGAGACGATCAATCCGAACGGTTACGTGCCGGCGCTCGTGTTCGACGACGGTATGTTGCTGACCGAAAACGTCGCACTGCTCGACTGGATCGCCATGCAGGGCGACGACCTTGTCCCAGGCGGACCGCTCGGCCGTACGCGCCACCTGCAAACGCTCGCCTTCATCTCCACCGAACTGCAAAAGCCCTTCGTGCGGCTGTTCTTCAGCGAAAGCGAAGAGGAAAAGGCATGGCTGTCCGAGACGCTTGCCCGCCGGTTCGCATGGATCGCTTCGCGTGTCGAAGGCGACCATTTGTTCGGTGCGCATTTCACCGCATCCGACGCCTTTCTTTATGTCATGCTGCGATGGGCTGCCATGTGCGGCATCGAGGTACCGGCTGTGCTGCGCGGGCTCGCAAGGCGGATCGAGGCGCGGCCGGCGGTGCGGGCGGTGCTGGAAAAGGAGGCGGTCGAGCCGCTTGGCGTCGCGGCATAACCGTCTAGAAAAAGCGTTGCGCCGGAAGGGCGATCCGCTAGGGTCGGGCCGCCGGCGCAGGGCGACGGTTCCGGCGACTGTCGGAACTGGTCGCTGCCCCGTCGCAGACAGGCTGCACTGGCACCGAACGAGGCCCTAAAATCGGCCGCAATATTTCATCGGGGTCCAGCACATGGCAGAGTTTCCGCAAAAGGCGAAGGTCGTCATCATCGGTTTGGGTGGCATCGTGGGCGCGTCCATCGCCCACCATCTCATCGAGCGCGGATGGGACGATATCGTAGGCATCGACAAGTCGGGCATCCCGACCGACATCGGTTCGACGGCGCATGCCTCGGACTTCTGCTACACGACGAGCCACGACTTCCTGTCGGTCTGGACCACCCAGTACTCGATCGATTTCTACGAGAAGATGGGCCACTACGCCCGCATCGGCGGCCTGGAAGTCGCCCGCACCGGCGACGACACCTGGATGGAAGAGATCAAGCGCAAGCTTTCTTCCGCCAAGGCGTTCGGAACGCGCGCGCATTATGTCTCGCCGGCCGAAATCAAGGGGATGTTCCCGCTGATCGAACAGGATCAGGTCATGGGCGGCATGTTCGATCCGGATGCCGGCCTCGTCGTGCCGCGCTCGCAGACGGTTGCGGGCAAGCTGGTCGATGCCGCTGAAAAGTCCGGCAAGCTGCAGGTCTACGGCAACACGCCGGCTCAGTCGCTGATCGTCGAGGGCGGCCGCATCAAGGGCGTCGTCACGCATCGCGGCACGATCATGGCGGACCATGTCATCGTCTGCGCCGGCATCTGGGGCCGCCTGATCGCCGAAATGGTCGGTGAGGATCTGCCGGTCATGCCGGTCGACCATCCGTTGACCTTCTTCGGCCCGTACAACGAATTCGAAGGCACCGGCAAGGAAATCGGCTACCCGCTTTTGCGCGACCAGGGCAACTCTGCCTATATGCGCGACACCGGCGACCCGAAGACCACCGAGGGCGGCCAGATCGAGTGGGGTTACTACGAGACCACCAATCCGCGCCTCTGCCACCCGCGCAACATTCTCGAAAAGCACGAGGCGCGCCTGTCGCCCTCGCAGCGCGACCTCGACATGGAGCAGATCCTCGAGCCGCTCGAAAAGGCCATGGAGCTGACGCCGATCCTCGGCGAGCTCGGCTACAACGAAGGCCATTCCTTCAACGGCCTGCTGCAGGTTTCCGCCGCCGGCGGCCCGTCCTGCGGCGAGAGCCAG encodes:
- a CDS encoding glutathione S-transferase C-terminal domain-containing protein, producing MDFYYAPTACSQAAHILLHETGLPFRPHKVDIFQHKLEDGSSYETINPNGYVPALVFDDGMLLTENVALLDWIAMQGDDLVPGGPLGRTRHLQTLAFISTELQKPFVRLFFSESEEEKAWLSETLARRFAWIASRVEGDHLFGAHFTASDAFLYVMLRWAAMCGIEVPAVLRGLARRIEARPAVRAVLEKEAVEPLGVAA